The following coding sequences are from one Deltaproteobacteria bacterium window:
- the tuf gene encoding elongation factor Tu (EF-Tu; promotes GTP-dependent binding of aminoacyl-tRNA to the A-site of ribosomes during protein biosynthesis; when the tRNA anticodon matches the mRNA codon, GTP hydrolysis results; the inactive EF-Tu-GDP leaves the ribosome and release of GDP is promoted by elongation factor Ts; many prokaryotes have two copies of the gene encoding EF-Tu), with product DNVSVEVELITPIAMDEGVRFAVREGGKTVGAGVVAKVIA from the coding sequence GCGATAACGTAAGTGTTGAGGTTGAGCTGATTACGCCGATAGCAATGGATGAGGGCGTGAGGTTCGCGGTGAGGGAAGGCGGCAAGACGGTTGGGGCCGGAGTTGTAGCAAAGGTCATAGCTTAA